In a single window of the Diospyros lotus cultivar Yz01 chromosome 10, ASM1463336v1, whole genome shotgun sequence genome:
- the LOC127811433 gene encoding uncharacterized protein LOC127811433: MGYIYEAMDRAKEAIANSFNGDENKYAPIFQIIDNRWDVQLQRPLHAAGWYLNPEYFYKAERIDPKIMIGLYDCIKKLNPDVKVQDQIDAELSMYNNADGFFGNYMAIRKRAEKSPAEWWASYGMSTPTLQKFAIKILSLTCSSSGCESNWSVFENLHTKRRNRLDQLRLNDLVFLKYNRALRRRYQMRDTIDPIILTHIDESNEWLTGKLDEENDKDDEIVFPDDVGDGLTWSNVAATAGVGKPSYQFRIKQT; this comes from the exons atgggatacatatatgaggccatggatagggccaaagaagcgattgctaactcttttaatggggaTGAAAATAAGTATGCACCCATTTTTCAAATCATTGATAATCGATGGGATGTTCAGCTTCAACGCCCCTTGCACGCAGCTGGTTGGTACTTGAACCCAGAATATTTCTACAAGGCTGAACGTATAGATCCAAAGATCATGATTGGCTTATATGATTGCattaaaaagttaaatccaGATGTAAAGGTTCAAGACCAAATTGATGCTGAGCTTTCGATGTATAACAATGCAGATGGATTCTTTGGAAACTATATGGCTATTAGAAAGAGAGCTGAGAAATCAccag CTGAATGGTGggcttcatatggaatgtcaacacccacgttgcaaaaatttgcaattaaaattcttagcttgacttgtagttcatctgggtgtgaaagtaattggagtgtgtttgaaaat cttcatactaaacggagaaacaggcttgatcaacttcgtttaaacgacttggtgtttttgaaatacaatagagcattgaggcgtcggtatcaaatgcgtgataccattgaccctatcatattgacccacattgatgaaagcaatgaatggttgactggaaaacttgatgaggagaatgataaag atgatgaaattgTTTTTCCAGATGACGTTGGGGATGGGTTGACATGGAGTAATGTCGCTGCAACTGCAGGAGTTGGAAAGCCTAGTTATCAATTTAGAATTAAACAAACTTGA